TTGTGGGCAATTATGTTAAAAGTGATCAGGCTACAAATAAGAGGACGAGGTTGGGATTTGCAAGAGTGATGGTGGAGATGATGGTGGATCAGACTCTTCCAGCAGAAATTTCATTCAAAGATGAAAAAGGAGAGGTGGTTAAAGTGGAGGTAGAATATGAGTGGAGGCCTGTAACTTACAGCATTTGTCAAGGAATGGGTCATGAAGGGGAACTTTGCAAAAGAGTAGAGTAAAAAAAGAAGGTAGCTGTGACTACCAGGAAGGTATGGAGACCTATTGCTAAGAAACTACCTGAGCAGCTGGTACAGGGAGCTGTTATTGAAATAGTCTTGGTGGAACAACCAGTTGGCAGGACTCCAGTCAAGAATGCCTCAACTCCCTCAGTCAAGAGATTGACTGTTATGAATAGGAGGAGAGAAGAGCCATGTGGATATAGCAAGGTGGATTTTGGGACTCAATCTTATAAGGAGGTTGTATCTTCTCCACCCTCAACGAAAATTGTTGCAAATGGTAATGTATCTTCCCCTACACATTCACATGGATAGTATTGGGTTTTGGAACATTAGGGATATGAATAGAGTAGGGAAACAGAAAAGTATCAATTATTTTTTTACAGAATAAAGGAATAGGTTTGTTTGGTCTTTTGGAAACAAAAATTAAGAATAAAAATTTCTCAAAAGTTGTTAATAGTTTCAATAATGGATGGTGTATATCAACTAATAATGGATATCATAGTGGAGGACGTATTTGGATCTTATGGCAACCAAAGATGTTTAATTAGAGTGCACTTTATTAAATACAATGCCCAGTTTATTCATATGAAGGTTAAATCCTTGCTAGACAAAGGCATTTGCTACTTGACATTGGTATATGCCTTTAATGGCATTCAAGAGAGACCTCCCCTTTGGGATCATCTGAGGAAGCTTGCTGGTCAGGTACAAGGGTCATGGGCCATAGCAGGTGATTTCAATTGTATCTTAGCTGCTAGTGAGAGATATGGAGGTGCAGCTTCTATTGCTGAAATGGAGCCTTTCAAGAGATGTGTAGAAGACTGTGAAGTGGTGGATATAGCTGCTACTGGTTCATTGTACACCTGGAATAATAAGCAGAGGCCTGAGGAGAGAATCTATAGCAGGATAGATAGGTTTATGGTGAATAAAGACTGGTGTGATTTATACCCTGATAAATATGCTCATTTTTTGCCAGAGGGTATATTTGACCATTCTCCATGCCTGATAAGGAGTTCCAACAGTGTGAAGGGCAAAAGCAGCTTTAAGTATCTGAATATGTGGGGCAGCTCTAAAGAGTTCATCAACACTGTTAAGAATAGCTGGGACAGGTGCATAGAGGGCACTCCTCTCTATAAACTGACCACAAATCTAAAGAGACTCAAGGCAGGACTGTATCAATTGAATAGAGATGCTTTTAGTGACATTGAGAAGGCTACTGCCAAGCTGCAGCAGGAGGTTGAGGGGTTATAAGCTCAATTGGGCATGGATCCTGACAATTTGCAGTTACAACAGCAGGAGTTTGAGGCCTACCATGAGCTTAAAATTAAGAGCTTGGCTAGGGACAGCTTCCTCTATCAAAGAGCTAAGAGTGTCTGGATCAAGGAATGGGACACTAACAGTGCTTACTTTCATAATACTATCAAGAAAAGGAGGAATAAGAATAGGGTGATCATGATTGAGGACATGGATGGCAACTTGTATGAGTCTCCTGGAATGGTACAGAATGCCTTTCTGGACTACTATAAACACCTCCTGGGCTCTAGTCAAGGGGTGCAAAGAATTCACAGGAAGATTATTGATCAGGGTCCTAGGTGCTCTGAAGATCATTCTGCACTCCTACTCAGACCTGTCACTGGTGAAGAGGTCGAGGACACTCTTTTTAGTATCCCTGATGTCAAATCTCCAGGACCAGATGGGTATAATAGCAGGTTTTTCAAAGATGCTTGGGGGAGAGATAGGCAAGGATGTTATCACTGTAGTGCTAGACTTTTTCCAACATGGTAAAATATTGAAGCAAATTAATGCTACAAATCTTACTATGGTGCCCAAATGTGATAGACCCCAGTCTGTTATGCAATATCGTCCCATAGCCTGCTGCAATGTTATATAAAAGGTCATCTCAAAGATCCTATGTGCTAGATTGGCTGATGTCCTTCCTCACATTGTAGACCAAAACCAGGGAGAATTTATACAACACAGAAGCATTCAAGAGAACATCCTGATATGTCAGGATTTGATTAGGTTGTATGAAAGGCCTTCCTCCTCTCCTAGGTGTATGTTTAAAATTGATCTGCAAAAAGCCTATGATACTATTGAATGGGAATTTTTGGATAAGTTACTAACCATGCTGAACTTCCCTTTGAAATTCAGAAACTTGGTAATGCAATGCATTACTACTGCTTCCTTCTCAATTTCTCTGAATGGTGAGATGTTTGGTTTCTTTCCAGGGAAGAGGGGTCTGAGATAGGgagactctctctctctctcccccttaTCTTTACTCTATGTATGGAGTACCTGACCAGAACACTCAAATATGCAGCTGCTAGATATGAGTTTGGTTTCCATCCAATGTGCAAGAAATTGGGACTCACTAATCTGATGTTTGTTGATGATGTCCTTATTTTCAGTAAGGGGGATGCTAAGTCTATGATGCTTTTATTGAGGTCTTTCTCTACTTTCTCAAGAGCTACAGGCCTAAAAATTAGTGCAGCTAAATCCAATGCTTATTTTTGTGGGGTGTCTGACCAACTCAAGCAAGAGATCTTAAGTGTGTCTGGGTTCAAAGAAGGGGAGCTGCCTTTCAGGTACTTAGGCTTGCCTATCCAAACTACTAGACTGCAGAAGAAAGATTGTGAATGCCTAGTAGAAAAAATTTGCTCTAAAATCCATAGTTATGGGGCTAGGAAATTCTCCTTTGCAGGGAGACTGATCTTGGTGCAAGCTGTGTTAAAGAGTTTATGTTCTTACTGGGCTTCCTTGTTTGTGCTTCCCAAAGGGATAATCCAAAGAGTTGAAGCTACTTGTAGAAATTTCCTGTGGGATGGCGGTAGTGAGTATAGGAGAGCTCCTTTGGTGGCTTGGGACAAAGTTTGCAGGCCTAAAGAGGAAGGGGGTCTGGGTCTACAGGATATGGAGATGTAGAATAAAGCTCTGGTAGGGAGACTTGTGGACTGGATCTATGAAGGGAGGGACACTGCCTGGGTCAATTGGGTGGAATGCAATTATCTCAAAGGAAGGGCTTGGTATGATTATGAGCCTAGTACAAATTCCAGCTGGGTTTGGAGGCGTATATGCAGGGTCAAAAAAGAGCTTGCAGCAGGCTATTCTACTGGCAGATGGCATGAGCAACCAGATGGATACTCTCCTGCTAGCTGTTACAGGTGGCTGAGAGGGGTCAGGCCTAAGGTATGTTGGCATCCTGTGGTCTGGAATCCCTGGAACACCCCTAAGAATAGTTTTATGGGATGGCTATGGGCTCATGATGCTTTGCAGACCAAAAACAAGCTTCTGCAATATGGGGTTGCTAATGATGCTGACTGTCTGCTGTGTGGGCAAGACATTGAAACTCAGGAGCATCTATTTTTTGCCTGTGTCTATAGCAGAAGAGTCATCCAGGCTGTAAATCAGATTATGGGAGGAGCTTTTCCCACACATGATCTGCTGGACTAGTGTATGCATCAAAATGGGTCCAGGGTTCAGAAAAGTGTGTTTTTTGCTGTGCTTGTGTGTTTGATATACCAGATCTGGCAGCAAAGGAATAAGAGTAGGGTGGAGATGACTGTTCTCAGGCCATAAAATATTAGCAAAGTGATTGAGCAGGAGGTGAAAGCAAGGATCAGGAGTAGAGACATACAACACTTGAAACTTGATGATGTTGAATGGTTACATAGTATGAAACTCTTGTAATTATCCTATATGACTCTTGTACTATGATATCCCATTATTAATATAttcttacattttaccaaaaacaaaaaaaaaactatataaaactcctatcgccaaaagcataactcacgatccacacatgttacgtacactcacactagttcctcaagttcctttatttcattaccgcaaaactcattcatAACTCAACATAACaccaattcccaacaccctatactcactgtctcaaggaaagattatgaaccacctgcagctttcagatcattacatcacatgttctacgaatcacttgccataactatgtctaccgatgcctcatcttaaaacaagatcaaaattactgtaacaacctctcacaattgtgtcctatcaacaaaatatcactatgccatgacaaccacggaaacaaatacaactctcttccatatcatattcTACCCTCACTCCCCAGCTGAAACTatcaagaaacatcaacaaacaaaacaactgtctatatatgtctaaccgaaactcacaaggaacaacagtaaacaaacaacaatctatgtataactggtatgtactttcaaaaactcgtatcgtaatcatcccgcctactccaccacaaccggtgatggcatcgcaacaccgccaccattagccgcaccgcagcgcgaaaatacccgcatcacaacacgaagtaccatatccggatcatcacccgaggcacaacaaccacatcgataggcATCACCACTTACACTATTCTCATACACACTGACGCAGGACAACTTCCCGGACAAgaaataaacagataagcacctcatgaacatcatccctacaatttcacggaatacacatgtattataaatacatatacaattataactagccatgccagatcaatcaaattattacctttttaaatatcattcaattaggttagcgtactcaacatatagaacattcagataacaactttataattatcacaccataccacttcttgtgaggtcagaacctcacacaaacatttttACACATCATAGACcagtaatcacatccaactagtcaatcctgatcacgtaagttaccacctcataaaggttacctctcgcttgagcttaactcgtatgcccctcataacacattcttctATTCACataaccagcaccttctgccatacataaccatacagctaacactcactaccagaaaccgcctcctaagactacgtcttatttttcctcacaaccatacatatcaatccggtctcttcaaaatcaacctctttagattggccatctttcctatttatcatcacccttaaccactagtgacaacacttccacactaccaccgttcgtacatcaaacctcttacactcatctctaaacatcacggtttctttcctatctttggttatcatcccaaataacgaacatcaaatacatcaacaaaaaatcacctaaacactatttccaattccatccttaattgtatcatcacccgactcaccaccaagatctcttatcgtgcaaattctttacccagctttttactttccttaattcctcaaaactcatgattatcatgtcgtcctgaaactcctatgtaaccgttaactcaaatcctcatgatagtatcatacatctcgacgattccttacttttatatcacataacctcggtgaacattttcctagttttactcccctcattcttttttttatactcgacaaaatcaattaaccattcaactccttattacttctacctaactctttagtgccccggttaccttctcattgctccaaaactctcatctcattatttcatatcagtatcatctcgcTCTTTCTTACCATAGATCCTCTCTTATCATGccatcactcacacttatcaccaatcaccCTTTTTTttaatcccaaaactcatttcataacgttacttgcccaaggaaatcacaaattagtttcacctcttgataatgcaaattcccaaactcactcactatctgcaaatccacgtcgcgacatgtctccattaagttcactatataccactcttctcaattcctctaaaattacctttcactacatatactcttaacccacacgattcctaaccatctccctctataattctttacacatcttaAGTTGCCACCATCCACAtctttcctttcaatctttttattctcacattccttagactcacatcatcccttgcccatatttacttacttttacattactcaacacaaaatcatatcactcatctcttctcacaaaacatgctccatgccttcataagccttaccaatccttcttttcttttccactacctatcacaaccgcatataactcatgtcctccccaccgaactcacacTCACCACAGGCGCcgctccttacatcataagattgggtaacttacgcatcaggaccaatacatacgtaaaacaatacacacagaagcaaaagaacacttttgaattaaacataatatgcaacgaagtcaaaaaataagcatatgacccaaaacaggggtcactagatcgagtacaggccactcgatcgagttaatgaattaccagggctactcgatcgagtaagggttactcgatcgagtaacaagaggtgcactcgatcgagtgaaggccactcgatcaagtaccctacgcatttctcagcactgtccagttttcgtaaaacggtcatatctcactcgtttcttggtcattttgggcgtgtaacCTATAGTTAGAATTGTAACAGAACAAGATattacctccaattggaatcacatcaaaatcatatatacatctcaagttataacagtttaaagacaacctctctataatcgaaaaacacaactacttgatttttacttccaaacaactta
This sequence is a window from Silene latifolia isolate original U9 population chromosome 8, ASM4854445v1, whole genome shotgun sequence. Protein-coding genes within it:
- the LOC141595007 gene encoding uncharacterized protein LOC141595007, with amino-acid sequence MDGVYQLIMDIIVEDVFGSYGNQRCLIRVHFIKYNAQFIHMKVKSLLDKGICYLTLVYAFNGIQERPPLWDHLRKLAGQVQGSWAIAGDFNCILAASERYGGAASIAEMEPFKRCVEDCEVVDIAATGSLYTWNNKQRPEERIYSRIDRFMVNKDWCDLYPDKYAHFLPEGIFDHSPCLIRSSNSVKGKSSFKYLNMWGSSKEFINTVKNSWDRCIEGTPLYKLTTNLKRLKAGLYQLNRDAFSDIEKATAKLQQEVEGL